In one Magallana gigas chromosome 7, xbMagGiga1.1, whole genome shotgun sequence genomic region, the following are encoded:
- the LOC105341712 gene encoding uncharacterized protein produces the protein MTDAMTVNYLFFLGILIPCIITIVLFIVFIYCMRKFRIRREIMTKKHDPHGRLRKLHGAYAPPPPPLPPMWSRQSAQFKQKDRLLCERDNEAYDEAGEISQAQGGNHQLYQTCNDSGMSDLSEAQYRYDQERPYSQSSTDSEDSGFRSSRSGQYLHSAQNSNTQDMPLFKPIKSHRESLTMTVHQGCSSKQPSPSHRANSNCDFCRSSSRQSKQKQSRPSSRRKVCDTRPPSTLHQTPSPTCTKLDPVTMTFISNSSPSTLDLLPPPHTYRKNSPEAIDLQQIETDVKLSHIPSISQQCRPMTMTTAIVHAPLHHYTDNTPRMSYSVV, from the coding sequence ATGACCGACGCAATGACCGTGAATTATCTGTTCTTCCTTGGGATCTTGATTCCATGCATCATCACCATTGTTCTTTTTATTGTGTTCATCTACTGCATGCGCAAGTTTCGAATACGTAGAGAGATCATGACGAAGAAGCATGATCCGCATGGAAGACTGCGGAAACTCCATGGAGCCTATGCTCCTCCACCACCTCCTCTTCCTCCAATGTGGAGCAGACAGTCTGCGCAATTCAAACAGAAGGACAGACTTCTGTGTGAGCGAGACAATGAAGCTTACGATGAAGctggtgagatatctcaagctCAGGGTGGCAATCATCAGCTGTATCAAACCTGTAATGACAGCGGAATGTCCGATCTCAGTGAGGCGCAGTACCGCTACGATCAAGAGCGACCCTACTCTCAATCGTCCACAGATTCTGAGGATTCTGGGTTTCGGAGTTCCCGATCTGGACAGTATTTACACAGTGCACAAAATAGCAATACTCAGGACATGCCTTTGTTTAAACCTATAAAATCTCATCGAGAAAGTCTGACGATGACAGTGCATCAAGGCTGTTCGTCCAAACAGCCCAGCCCGAGTCATCGCGCAAATTCAAACTGTGACTTTTGTCGAAGTTCTAGTCGACAGTCTAAGCAGAAACAGAGTCGTCCTTCATCCAGGAGGAAAGTTTGTGATACTAGGCCCCCATCCACCTTACATCAGACTCCATCACCAACCTGTACAAAGCTTGATCCTGTCACCATGACATTTATCAGTAACTCATCTCCCTCCACCCTGGATCTCCTACCCCCTCCCCACACATACAGGAAGAACAGCCCGGAAGCCATAGATCTACAGCAAATCGAGACCGATGTCAAACTCAGCCATATTCCCTCGATTTCCCAGCAGTGTCGTCCAATGACTATGACGACGGCTATAGTGCA